One window of Quercus robur chromosome 5, dhQueRobu3.1, whole genome shotgun sequence genomic DNA carries:
- the LOC126726317 gene encoding aquaporin NIP1-2-like, with protein MAENSGTNGNDAVALNVNHETPTYAFKPSRESGFRVSIPFMQKLIAEAVGTYFLIFVGCAAVVVNLDKDKVVTMPGIAIVWGLAVTVLIYSVGHISGAHFNPAVTIAFATCKRFPAKQVPAYIAAQVLGSTLASGTLRLLFQGQHNHFAGTLPAGSNMQSFVIEFIITFFLMFVISGVATDNRAIGELAGLAVGSTILLNVMFSGPITGASMNPARSLGPAIVHSEYRGIWIYMVAPILGAISGAWVYNVIRYTDKPVREITTSGSFLKESKNNNTI; from the exons ATGGCTGAGAATTCAGGAACCAATGGCAACGATGCTGTTGCTTTGAATGTTAATCATGAAACTCCAACCTATGCCTTCAAACCCAGCCGTGAATCTGGCTTCCGTGTCTCTATACCTTTCATGCAGAAG TTGATTGCAGAGGCGGTGGGTACATACTTCTTGATATTTGTGGGCTGTGCTGCGGTGGTGGTGAATTTGGACAAGGACAAGGTTGTGACTATGCCAGGAATTGCAATAGTTTGGGGACTGGCCGTGACGGTTCTGATTTACTCTGTTGGCCACATCTCTGGTGCTCATTTTAACCCAGCAGTCACTATTGCTTTTGCCACTTGCAAAAGATTTCCAGCCAAGCAG GTGCCTGCTTATATAGCAGCTCAAGTCCTTGGATCAACACTTGCAAGTGGAACTCTTAGGTTGCTCTTCCAAGGGCAGCATAACCACTTTGCAGGAACACTGCCGGCTGGGTCAAACATGCAGTCTTTTGTGATTGAGTTCATAATCACATTCTTCCTCATGTTTGTCATATCCGGTGTTGCCACTGATAACAGAGCT ATTGGAGAGCTTGCTGGCCTTGCTGTTGGGTCAACGATCCTACTTAACGTCATGTTTTCAGG GCCAATTACAGGAGCATCAATGAATCCAGCAAGAAGCTTAGGGCCTGCAATTGTACACAGTGAATACAGGGGGATATGGATATACATGGTAGCACCCATTCTTGGGGCTATCTCCGGTGCGTGGGTCTATAATGTCATCAGGTACACCGACAAGCCAGTGCGAGAGATCACCACAAGTGGCTCTTTCCTAAAGGAGTCAAAAAACAACAACACCATCTGA
- the LOC126726316 gene encoding nodulin-26-like, protein MAENSGINDNHGVVLNVENDDITRDRPTLATKTNHESGSRISLSFMKKVSPHLRVSAAFMQKLMAEVVATYIMIFAGCASVLTNLNYENVVGLVGISMTWGLVVMALVYTVGHVSGAHFNPSVTISFAIYKRFPWKQVPGYILAQVLGSTLASGTLRLIFNGHENQFFGTMPAGSDLQAFVMEFIITFFLLFIISGVATDSRAVGKLGGLVVGSTVLLNVLFAGPITGASMNPARTLGPAIIHNKYRGLWIYMIAPVLGGISGASAYNFLRMPDKPVPEITEASSFLTE, encoded by the exons ATGGCTGAGAATTCAGGAATCAATGACAACCATGGGGTTGTTCTGAATGTTGAGAATGATGATATTACTCGTGATCGTCCTACCTTAGCCACCAAAACCAACCATGAATCGGGGTCCCGTATCTCTCTATCTTTCATGAAAAAGGTGTCTCCTCATCTGCGTGTCTCTGCTGCTTTCATGCAAAAG TTGATGGCCGAGGTAGTGGCTACATACATCATGATATTTGCCGGCTGTGCATCGGTGCTGACGAATTTGAACTACGAAAATGTGGTGGGTTTGGTAGGAATTTCAATGACTTGGGGGCTGGTTGTGATGGCTCTGGTCTACACTGTTGGTCACGTCTCCGGTGCCCATTTTAACCCATCAGTGACCATTTCTTTTGCCATTTACAAAAGATTTCCATGGAAACAG GTGCCTGGATATATATTAGCTCAAGTCCTTGGATCAACACTGGCAAGCGGAACCCTTCGGTTAATCTTCAATGGGCACGAAAACCAATTTTTTGGAACAATGCCGGCTGGATCAGACTTGCAGGCTTTTGTGATGGAGTTCATAATCACATTCTTCCTCTTGTTTATCATATCCGGTGTTGCCACTGATTCCAGAGCT GTTGGAAAGCTTGGTGGGCTTGTTGTTGGGTCTACGGTCCTACTTAACGTATTGTTTGCAGG GCCAATTACAGGAGCATCAATGAATCCAGCAAGAACCTTGGGACCTGCAATTATACACAACAAATACAGAGGGTTATGGATATACATGATAGCACCCGTTCTTGGGGGTATCTCGGGTGCATCGGCCTATAATTTCCTCAGGATGCCCGATAAGCCAGTGCCCGAGATCACCGAGGCTAGCTCTTTCCTGacagagtaa